A genomic stretch from Aminobacter aminovorans includes:
- a CDS encoding glutathione S-transferase family protein — protein sequence MILIGQYDSPFVRRVGIALRLYGIPFRHETWSAFGDADKIRAYNPLTRVPTLVLDDGEVLIDSHMMLDYLDHLAPAGEAMFPAAEPARHQALKIATLATGVGEKAVSLFYEKRLHTHVSEVWVERCRTQIASVLAVLEAERARRDSTYWFGDRIGHADIAVVCVLRFINDAHQGLLDMAEFPALAADAARLEAMAVFKEISQEFIPPA from the coding sequence ATGATCCTCATCGGCCAGTATGACAGCCCTTTCGTCCGCCGCGTCGGCATAGCCCTTCGGCTCTACGGAATCCCGTTCAGGCATGAGACATGGTCGGCCTTCGGCGATGCCGACAAGATCCGTGCCTACAACCCGCTGACCCGGGTGCCGACGCTGGTGCTCGACGATGGCGAGGTGCTGATCGACAGCCACATGATGCTCGACTATCTCGACCACCTTGCGCCTGCAGGCGAGGCGATGTTCCCGGCCGCCGAGCCGGCCCGGCACCAGGCGCTGAAGATCGCGACGCTGGCCACCGGCGTCGGCGAGAAAGCGGTCAGCCTGTTCTATGAGAAGCGGCTGCACACCCATGTCTCGGAAGTCTGGGTCGAACGCTGCCGGACGCAGATCGCCTCGGTTCTCGCAGTGCTGGAGGCCGAGCGCGCCCGGCGCGACAGCACCTACTGGTTCGGCGACCGCATCGGCCATGCCGACATTGCCGTTGTCTGTGTGCTGCGCTTCATCAATGACGCCCATCAGGGCCTGCTCGACATGGCCGAATTTCCCGCCCTTGCCGCCGATGCGGCACGGCTGGAGGCGATGGCGGTGTTCAAGGAGATCAGCCAGGAGTTCATCCCGCCGGCCTGA
- a CDS encoding ArsR/SmtB family transcription factor, whose protein sequence is MVEHSEHLDAIFHALSDPTRRAMLQGLAKGPRNVSDLAAPFDMTLAAASKHIKVLEKAGLVRRSVQGRTHLCSLDALPMHAGVEWMRHYEKFWNQQLDVLEALLVAEDQAAAAKPSETTEAKKKGKKS, encoded by the coding sequence ATGGTTGAGCATTCCGAACATCTTGACGCGATCTTCCACGCGCTGTCCGATCCGACCCGCCGGGCGATGCTCCAGGGGCTGGCCAAGGGGCCGCGCAACGTCAGCGACCTCGCCGCACCTTTCGACATGACCCTGGCTGCCGCCTCCAAGCACATCAAGGTGCTGGAGAAGGCCGGGCTGGTGCGCCGCAGCGTGCAGGGGCGCACCCATCTCTGCAGCCTGGACGCCCTGCCGATGCATGCCGGCGTCGAGTGGATGCGGCACTACGAGAAATTCTGGAACCAGCAGCTCGACGTCCTCGAAGCCCTGCTCGTCGCCGAGGACCAGGCCGCGGCGGCCAAACCATCCGAAACCACTGAAGCAAAGAAGAAAGGGAAAAAGTCATGA
- a CDS encoding HD family hydrolase, with amino-acid sequence MADRPGAPPRAWQRMLSGRRLDLLDPSPLDVEISDIAHGLARVARWNGQTSGDHAFSVAQHSLLVEQIFRRIVPDAAPEALLAALLHDGPEYVIGDMISPFKSVVGGGYKSCEERLQHAIHLRVGLPAEIGQGLKKDIKRADQISAYFEATLLAGFSITEATEFFGRPRGITADGLELAPQPAKRVQEAFLKRFAAIEKLRAGRA; translated from the coding sequence ATGGCCGACCGTCCCGGCGCCCCGCCCCGCGCCTGGCAGCGCATGCTGTCGGGCCGACGCCTCGACCTGCTCGACCCCTCGCCGCTCGACGTCGAGATCTCCGACATCGCCCACGGCCTGGCGCGTGTCGCGCGCTGGAACGGCCAGACCTCGGGCGACCACGCCTTCTCGGTGGCGCAGCACTCGCTTCTTGTCGAGCAGATCTTCCGCCGGATCGTCCCTGATGCCGCACCCGAGGCGCTGCTGGCAGCGCTGCTGCATGACGGGCCGGAATATGTCATCGGCGACATGATCTCGCCGTTCAAATCGGTCGTCGGCGGCGGCTACAAAAGCTGCGAGGAGCGGCTGCAGCACGCCATCCATCTGCGCGTCGGCCTGCCGGCCGAGATCGGCCAGGGCCTGAAGAAGGACATCAAGCGCGCCGACCAGATATCGGCCTATTTCGAGGCGACATTGCTCGCCGGCTTCTCGATAACCGAGGCGACCGAGTTCTTCGGCCGCCCGCGTGGCATCACCGCCGACGGGCTCGAGCTTGCGCCACAACCGGCAAAACGCGTGCAGGAGGCCTTCCTCAAGCGCTTTGCCGCGATCGAGAAGCTGCGCGCCGGCCGGGCGTGA
- a CDS encoding DUF3303 domain-containing protein, whose product MLFFVIEDFRGRDPKAIYRRFRDKGRLAPEGFIVHHSWIAADMSRCFMLVEAENVTLLQRWVVEWADLVGFEIVPVASSKDTATGLAPHL is encoded by the coding sequence ATGCTTTTCTTTGTCATCGAGGATTTTCGCGGGCGCGACCCGAAGGCGATCTACCGTCGCTTTCGCGACAAGGGACGGCTGGCGCCAGAGGGTTTCATCGTTCACCACAGCTGGATCGCCGCCGACATGAGCCGCTGCTTCATGCTGGTGGAGGCCGAAAACGTCACGCTGCTGCAGCGCTGGGTCGTCGAATGGGCCGACCTCGTCGGTTTCGAGATCGTACCGGTGGCATCGAGCAAGGACACTGCCACGGGGCTGGCGCCCCATCTCTAA
- a CDS encoding sigma-70 family RNA polymerase sigma factor, with protein sequence MDEKKAAILQEIPRLRRYARALLRDRDSADDLVQDSLERALSRLDNWRSGESPRRWLFTIMHHLFIDQMRKVSRRGEAAILPLEASEALATPAIQAESVASREIVDALQQISPDRRAALVMVAIEGFSYAEAATMLGVPAGTLMSRIARGREELRGLLDDQARRRAIRIVEK encoded by the coding sequence ATGGACGAAAAGAAGGCAGCGATACTTCAGGAAATCCCCCGGCTGCGCCGCTATGCGCGGGCGCTGCTGCGCGACCGCGATTCCGCCGACGATCTCGTCCAGGACAGTCTCGAGCGCGCGCTTTCGCGCTTGGACAACTGGCGGTCAGGAGAAAGCCCCAGGAGGTGGCTGTTTACGATCATGCACCATCTCTTCATCGACCAGATGCGCAAGGTGAGCCGCCGCGGCGAAGCGGCGATCCTGCCGCTCGAGGCGAGCGAGGCGCTGGCAACCCCGGCGATCCAGGCCGAGAGCGTCGCCTCGCGCGAGATCGTCGACGCGTTGCAGCAGATCAGCCCCGACCGGCGCGCGGCACTGGTGATGGTCGCGATCGAAGGTTTTTCCTACGCCGAGGCCGCAACCATGCTCGGCGTGCCGGCCGGCACGCTGATGTCGCGCATTGCGCGTGGCCGCGAGGAACTGCGCGGGCTGCTTGACGATCAGGCACGCCGGCGGGCGATAAGGATCGTCGAGAAATGA
- a CDS encoding SDR family NAD(P)-dependent oxidoreductase has protein sequence MSLVNRIAVVYGGGGAIGGAAAKAFARDGARVFLAGRTRAKMEAVAGDIRALGGDVDIAVVDALDEDAVERHADMVADKAGGIDIALNAIGVAHVQGTPLADLSFADFELPVAAYTRTNFLTAKAVARHFRGKGVILTLSTPGARLSGAGFLGNGVASAAVEAFSRILAGELGAQGIRVICLRPDAIPEAIDVSHVRAAFEGFAQRSGMSVDDMLAARAANGPLLRRFPTLAEIGDFAAFAASDRAGAMTGAIANLSCGTLVD, from the coding sequence ATGTCGCTCGTAAACCGCATTGCGGTTGTCTATGGCGGCGGCGGCGCGATTGGCGGTGCCGCGGCCAAGGCCTTCGCCCGCGACGGGGCGCGTGTGTTCCTGGCCGGGCGCACGCGGGCGAAGATGGAGGCGGTTGCCGGCGACATCCGGGCGCTGGGCGGAGACGTCGACATCGCCGTCGTCGATGCGCTGGACGAGGACGCGGTCGAGCGCCACGCCGACATGGTGGCTGACAAGGCCGGCGGCATCGACATCGCGCTCAATGCCATTGGCGTCGCCCATGTCCAGGGCACGCCGCTGGCGGATCTGTCGTTTGCCGATTTCGAGCTGCCTGTCGCAGCCTATACCAGGACCAACTTCCTGACCGCGAAAGCGGTGGCGCGGCACTTCAGGGGCAAGGGCGTGATCCTGACCTTGTCGACACCGGGGGCGCGGCTGTCGGGCGCAGGCTTTCTCGGCAACGGCGTGGCAAGTGCGGCGGTGGAGGCGTTTTCGCGCATCCTCGCCGGCGAGCTCGGGGCGCAGGGCATCAGGGTGATCTGCCTCCGGCCCGACGCCATTCCGGAAGCGATTGATGTTTCGCATGTGCGCGCGGCCTTCGAGGGTTTTGCACAGCGCTCAGGCATGTCGGTCGACGACATGCTGGCCGCCCGCGCCGCCAACGGGCCGTTGCTCAGGCGCTTTCCGACGCTGGCCGAGATCGGCGATTTCGCCGCCTTCGCCGCATCCGACCGTGCCGGCGCGATGACCGGGGCAATCGCCAATCTGAGCTGCGGCACGCTGGTCGACTGA
- a CDS encoding anti-sigma factor family protein, giving the protein MSARSFTDRDIHLALDGELPEDERAAYQMWLEANPDMKARSLRYAADNAALRNLFAGVLEEPVPARLVTAVNGEGLRHRQATPWWRMAAAAALLIAGGLGGYLAGMSGLGTSGDSDDRMAQLAIAAHQTFAADKNRPVEVDGSDQAYLTGWLSKRTGLRLVAPDLSNDGFTLLGGRLVPADGATAALMLYADADGNRISVYVVAEGSERSKGTFTLASGGPEAVYWQDEGYGCAIVGTLPPEQMGTVARNAYKQLIAGAGRT; this is encoded by the coding sequence ATGAGCGCGCGCAGCTTCACCGACCGTGACATTCATCTGGCTCTCGATGGCGAGCTGCCCGAGGACGAGCGCGCCGCCTACCAGATGTGGCTGGAAGCCAATCCCGACATGAAGGCAAGGAGCCTGCGTTACGCCGCCGACAATGCGGCCTTGCGCAATTTGTTTGCCGGCGTGCTCGAGGAGCCGGTGCCGGCGCGGCTGGTAACAGCGGTCAATGGCGAGGGACTGAGGCACAGGCAGGCGACGCCGTGGTGGCGCATGGCGGCTGCAGCGGCCTTGCTGATCGCAGGCGGGCTCGGCGGATATCTTGCCGGCATGAGCGGCCTCGGCACAAGCGGCGATTCCGACGACCGCATGGCCCAGCTGGCGATTGCCGCGCACCAGACCTTTGCCGCCGACAAGAACCGGCCGGTCGAGGTCGACGGCAGCGACCAGGCCTATCTGACCGGTTGGCTCTCCAAGCGCACCGGCCTCAGGCTGGTGGCGCCCGATCTCAGCAATGACGGCTTCACGCTTCTGGGCGGGCGCCTGGTGCCGGCGGATGGCGCAACCGCAGCGCTGATGCTTTATGCCGATGCCGACGGCAACCGCATCTCGGTCTATGTCGTGGCCGAAGGGTCAGAGCGCTCCAAGGGCACCTTCACCCTGGCGAGCGGCGGCCCCGAGGCGGTCTACTGGCAGGACGAAGGTTATGGCTGCGCCATCGTCGGCACGCTGCCGCCCGAGCAGATGGGAACGGTCGCCAGGAACGCCTACAAGCAGCTGATCGCCGGGGCGGGGCGGACTTGA
- a CDS encoding DUF4087 domain-containing protein: MRRILLSAVGALVVASLGDALAAERRCGWYANPTPGNLWLIDKDATWTITSQGEADGPDATGADKAPDFNPRQFVETNVPGAGYGYGCACMTVETDAGNQRIRKVFAGDILPLAKCRADKSLPPPPD; this comes from the coding sequence ATGCGACGGATTCTGTTGTCGGCGGTTGGGGCACTCGTCGTTGCGTCGCTGGGTGATGCCTTGGCGGCCGAGCGCCGCTGCGGCTGGTACGCCAACCCGACGCCGGGCAATCTCTGGCTCATCGACAAGGATGCGACCTGGACGATCACCTCGCAGGGCGAGGCTGACGGACCCGACGCGACTGGTGCCGACAAGGCGCCTGACTTCAATCCCAGGCAGTTCGTCGAAACCAATGTGCCGGGGGCCGGCTATGGTTATGGCTGCGCCTGCATGACCGTCGAGACCGATGCCGGCAACCAGCGCATCAGAAAGGTCTTTGCCGGTGACATCCTGCCGCTCGCCAAGTGCCGGGCCGACAAATCCTTGCCGCCACCGCCGGATTGA
- a CDS encoding low temperature requirement protein A — MALSGASNDYQRKRQQGESARVEFVELFFDLVFVFAVTQLSHFLLKHLSVAGALEGLLMLVAVWWVWNYTAWVTNWLDPRKAPVRGMLFALMLAGLMLSTSIPEAFEGRGLQFALAYVVMQVGRTLFVIWALKNHNRDNYLNFVRIGLWLVLSGVFWIAGGLAEPENRFALWAVALLIELVSPALGFWTPWHGASSTTGWDIEGGHMAERSALFIIIALGESILVSGVTFAELELNWVNLAAFLTTFFASVAMWLVYFNVGQELAHHKIAEAADTGQIARIAYTYIPVILVAGIIVVAVSDELVLAHPLGHAEPALIWTAIGGSALYLVGNLLFKFYVVGRAPLSHVIGLAVLGAMVPFASHMSPLAIGAATTVVMVLVAVLELRGQPARHHAH, encoded by the coding sequence ATGGCATTGAGCGGCGCAAGCAACGACTACCAGCGCAAGCGGCAGCAGGGCGAGAGCGCCAGGGTCGAGTTCGTCGAGCTGTTTTTCGACCTCGTCTTTGTCTTTGCGGTGACGCAGCTGTCGCATTTCCTGCTCAAGCACCTGTCGGTGGCAGGCGCGCTCGAAGGACTGCTGATGCTGGTCGCCGTCTGGTGGGTGTGGAACTACACCGCCTGGGTGACAAACTGGCTCGACCCGCGCAAGGCGCCGGTGCGCGGCATGTTGTTTGCCCTGATGCTGGCCGGCCTGATGCTGTCGACCTCTATCCCCGAGGCCTTCGAGGGTCGTGGCCTGCAATTCGCGCTCGCTTACGTCGTCATGCAGGTCGGGCGCACGCTGTTCGTGATCTGGGCGCTCAAGAACCATAACCGCGACAACTACCTCAACTTCGTCCGCATCGGACTTTGGCTCGTTTTGTCGGGCGTTTTCTGGATCGCTGGCGGATTGGCCGAGCCCGAGAACCGTTTCGCGCTGTGGGCGGTGGCACTGCTCATCGAGCTGGTGTCGCCGGCGCTCGGCTTCTGGACGCCGTGGCACGGCGCCTCGTCGACGACGGGCTGGGACATCGAGGGCGGCCACATGGCCGAGCGCTCGGCGCTGTTCATCATCATCGCGCTCGGCGAATCGATCCTGGTCTCGGGCGTGACCTTTGCCGAGCTCGAACTGAACTGGGTCAATCTGGCGGCATTCCTGACCACCTTCTTCGCCTCGGTGGCGATGTGGCTGGTCTATTTCAACGTCGGGCAGGAACTCGCCCACCACAAGATCGCGGAAGCCGCCGACACCGGGCAGATCGCCCGCATCGCCTATACCTACATTCCGGTCATACTGGTCGCCGGCATCATCGTCGTGGCGGTTTCGGACGAGTTGGTGCTCGCCCATCCGCTCGGCCATGCCGAGCCGGCGCTGATCTGGACGGCGATCGGCGGTTCAGCGCTCTATCTCGTCGGCAATCTGCTGTTCAAATTCTATGTCGTCGGCCGCGCGCCGCTGTCGCATGTCATCGGTCTTGCCGTCCTTGGAGCCATGGTGCCCTTTGCCAGCCACATGTCGCCGCTGGCGATCGGTGCTGCGACCACTGTCGTGATGGTGCTGGTTGCAGTGCTCGAACTCAGGGGGCAGCCGGCCAGACATCACGCGCATTAG
- a CDS encoding peptidase C39 family protein: protein MAADIRTARAEDVDALVAIENAVFPGDRISRRSFRQLIDHETAEALVSEVGGRIAGYAMVLFRKGSGVARLYSFAIAPAFGGKGIGRLLLDAAEDVAYEHGRMLLRLEVRADNARAISLYEKNGYRRIGHEPDYYEDGMAALRYEKTLRGDVPVATKVPFYAQTCDFTCGPCCLMMAMANFDRTFVPDPVMEVRLWREATTIFMMSGPGGCEPFGLAVAGHEAGLGAEIFVSAEGALFLQSVRSAEKRRVMELAQADFRARAEKYAIPVTYRPFALDDIRARLAEGKLVLVLISGFLMFGKKVPHWVLAIGDDGGHILIHDPWIEDEQRETASDAANIPVPYDIFMRMAQFGRDGLRAAITLGKPSKR from the coding sequence ATGGCTGCCGACATTCGTACGGCCCGCGCTGAAGATGTCGATGCGCTTGTCGCCATCGAGAATGCCGTCTTTCCGGGCGACAGGATTTCGCGCCGCTCCTTCCGCCAGCTGATCGATCACGAAACCGCCGAGGCGCTGGTATCGGAGGTCGGCGGCCGCATTGCCGGATACGCCATGGTGCTGTTTCGCAAGGGCAGCGGCGTCGCCCGGCTCTATTCCTTTGCCATTGCGCCCGCCTTCGGCGGCAAGGGCATCGGCCGCCTGCTGCTCGACGCCGCCGAGGACGTCGCCTACGAGCACGGCCGCATGCTGCTGAGGCTCGAGGTGCGCGCAGACAATGCCCGCGCCATCAGCCTCTATGAAAAGAACGGCTACCGCAGGATCGGCCACGAGCCCGACTATTATGAAGACGGCATGGCGGCCCTTCGTTACGAAAAGACGCTGCGCGGCGACGTGCCTGTGGCAACCAAGGTGCCGTTCTACGCCCAGACCTGCGATTTCACCTGCGGGCCGTGCTGCCTGATGATGGCGATGGCCAATTTCGACCGCACATTCGTCCCCGACCCGGTGATGGAGGTCCGGCTGTGGCGCGAGGCGACGACGATCTTCATGATGTCGGGGCCGGGCGGCTGCGAGCCGTTCGGGCTGGCGGTGGCGGGACATGAGGCCGGGCTTGGCGCCGAGATCTTCGTCTCGGCCGAGGGCGCCTTGTTCCTGCAGTCCGTCCGCAGCGCCGAGAAGCGCCGGGTGATGGAGCTGGCCCAGGCCGATTTTCGCGCCCGTGCCGAAAAATACGCCATCCCCGTGACCTACCGTCCCTTCGCGCTCGACGACATCAGGGCCAGGCTGGCCGAGGGCAAGCTGGTTCTGGTGCTGATCTCGGGCTTCCTGATGTTCGGCAAGAAAGTGCCGCACTGGGTGCTGGCCATCGGCGACGATGGCGGCCACATCCTGATCCATGACCCCTGGATCGAGGACGAGCAGCGCGAGACGGCGTCGGACGCCGCCAACATTCCCGTTCCCTACGACATCTTCATGCGCATGGCGCAGTTCGGCCGCGACGGCCTGCGCGCCGCAATCACTCTCGGAAAGCCTTCGAAACGATGA
- a CDS encoding RimK family protein, whose protein sequence is MTWVILTGRQSDLDQAATPHKIITNRDYLAHPALFRGQRPKIINLSNRYAYQSRGYYASLLAGSRGHKVIPTVETMIDLSERKLYENALPELELALNKCRKDLGGSFPAKVTIFFGVGPSKAWDRFTRLLFDWFRAPALEVAINDGEWASIHKIGFAALGRLDDADKKRFVAALETYTSREWRDTKARTPSRYTFATLIDPNEQLPPSEISSLRYWARIAEKMGVEVEPITKKDLAKLANYDALLIRETTSISNHTYRFARRAQQEGMPVIDDPLSMIRCTNKVYLNELMTYNNVPVPPTVMIAGVSDLQPAADTLGFPLVLKIPDSSFSRGVKKASDFDELKALATAWLEDSDLLIAQKFMPTQYDWRVGVLGGQPLFAIHYLMAKKHWQIINHDRAGKPDEGGIKTFTLKHAPAHVIDTAVRAARCIGDGLYGVDLKETKEGVFVIEVNDNPNLDHGVEDSGEKDEVWVRLTQWFLDRLERNGK, encoded by the coding sequence ATGACTTGGGTCATTCTCACCGGCCGGCAAAGCGATCTCGACCAGGCGGCGACGCCGCACAAGATCATCACCAACCGCGACTATCTCGCCCACCCGGCGCTGTTTCGCGGCCAGCGGCCGAAGATCATCAATCTGTCGAACCGCTATGCCTATCAGAGCCGGGGCTATTACGCCTCGCTGCTGGCCGGCTCGCGCGGCCACAAGGTGATCCCGACGGTCGAGACGATGATCGATCTGTCGGAACGCAAGCTCTACGAAAACGCGCTGCCGGAACTGGAGCTGGCGCTGAACAAGTGCCGCAAGGATCTCGGCGGGTCGTTTCCGGCCAAGGTGACGATCTTTTTTGGCGTCGGTCCGTCCAAGGCCTGGGACCGCTTCACCAGGCTGCTGTTCGACTGGTTCCGCGCCCCGGCGCTGGAGGTGGCGATCAACGACGGCGAATGGGCCTCGATCCACAAGATCGGCTTTGCCGCACTCGGCCGGCTCGACGATGCCGACAAGAAGCGCTTCGTTGCGGCGCTCGAGACCTATACCAGCAGGGAGTGGCGCGACACCAAGGCGCGCACGCCGTCGCGCTACACCTTCGCCACGCTGATCGACCCCAACGAGCAACTGCCGCCGTCGGAGATCTCGTCGCTGCGCTACTGGGCCCGTATCGCCGAGAAGATGGGCGTCGAGGTCGAGCCGATCACCAAGAAGGACCTGGCCAAGCTTGCCAATTACGATGCGCTCCTGATCCGCGAGACGACCTCGATTTCCAACCACACCTACCGCTTCGCCCGGCGGGCGCAGCAGGAGGGCATGCCTGTCATCGACGACCCGCTGTCGATGATCCGCTGCACCAACAAGGTCTATCTCAACGAGCTGATGACCTACAACAACGTGCCGGTACCGCCGACTGTCATGATCGCCGGCGTCTCCGACCTGCAGCCTGCCGCCGACACGCTGGGCTTTCCGCTGGTGCTGAAAATCCCTGACTCGTCGTTCTCGCGCGGCGTCAAGAAGGCGTCTGACTTCGACGAACTGAAGGCGCTGGCGACGGCCTGGCTTGAGGATTCGGACCTGTTGATCGCGCAGAAGTTCATGCCGACGCAATATGACTGGCGTGTCGGCGTGCTCGGCGGCCAACCGCTGTTTGCCATCCATTATCTGATGGCCAAGAAGCACTGGCAGATCATCAACCACGACCGCGCCGGCAAGCCCGACGAGGGCGGCATCAAGACGTTTACGCTGAAGCATGCGCCGGCGCATGTCATCGACACCGCCGTGCGTGCCGCGCGCTGCATCGGCGACGGGCTCTACGGTGTCGACCTCAAGGAGACCAAAGAGGGCGTCTTCGTCATCGAGGTCAACGACAATCCCAACCTCGACCACGGCGTCGAGGATTCCGGCGAAAAGGACGAGGTCTGGGTGCGCCTGACCCAATGGTTCCTCGACCGGCTGGAGCGCAACGGCAAGTAG
- a CDS encoding SRPBCC family protein has protein sequence MNIHTSYGVVTEPGTVRIERLLPGPIERIWSYLTDSEKRSTWLAGGPMELRAGGQVENLFRNSELTRNDDPPPAHLAAFAEHRVPGEIIACEPPHLLAYSWGGAAEAGESSEVRFELEPRSDKVLLTVTHRRLTDHGAMLNVAAGWHTHLGILSARLEGREPDGFWRTHTRLVGEYAERIGSSQAGA, from the coding sequence ATGAATATCCATACTTCTTACGGCGTCGTCACCGAGCCCGGAACCGTGCGCATCGAGCGCCTGCTGCCGGGCCCGATCGAGCGCATCTGGAGCTATCTCACCGACTCCGAAAAGCGCAGCACCTGGCTTGCCGGCGGCCCGATGGAATTGCGAGCCGGCGGGCAGGTCGAGAACCTGTTCCGCAACTCCGAACTGACCCGCAACGACGATCCGCCGCCCGCCCATCTCGCCGCCTTTGCCGAACACCGGGTGCCGGGCGAGATCATCGCCTGCGAGCCGCCGCATCTGTTGGCCTATAGCTGGGGCGGTGCTGCGGAAGCCGGCGAAAGCTCCGAGGTGCGCTTCGAGCTCGAGCCGCGCAGCGACAAGGTTTTGCTGACGGTCACCCATCGCCGGCTCACCGACCACGGTGCGATGCTCAATGTCGCCGCCGGCTGGCACACCCATCTCGGCATCTTGTCGGCCAGGCTCGAGGGCCGCGAACCCGACGGCTTCTGGCGCACCCACACAAGGCTGGTCGGCGAATATGCCGAGCGTATCGGCAGCTCGCAGGCGGGAGCGTGA